The Equus quagga isolate Etosha38 chromosome 2, UCLA_HA_Equagga_1.0, whole genome shotgun sequence genome has a window encoding:
- the NFATC4 gene encoding nuclear factor of activated T-cells, cytoplasmic 4 isoform X2 has product MGAASCEDEELEFKLVFGEEKEAPPLGAGGSGEELDSEDAPPCCRLALGEPPPYGAAPIGIPRPPPPRPGMHSPPPRPAPSPGTWESQPARSVRLGGLGGGSGGAGGGRVLECPSIRITSISPTPEPPATLEDNPDAWVDGSPRDYPPPEGFGGYREAGGQGGGPFFSPSPGSSSLSSWSFFSDASDEAALYAACDEVESELNEAASRFGLGSPLPSPRASPRPWTPDDPWNLYGPSPGGRGPEDSWLLLSAPGPTPASPRPASPCGKRRYSSSGTPSSASPALSRRGSLGEEGPEPPPPPPLPLARDPGSPGPFDYVGAPPAESIPQKTRRTSSEQAVALPRSEEPAPCNGKLPSGAEEAAAPPGGPRKEVAGMDYLAVPSPLAWSKARIGGHSPIFRTSALPPLDWPLPSQYEQLELRIEVQPRAHHRAHYETEGSRGAVKAAPGGHPVVKLLGYSEKPLTLQMFIGTADERNLRPHAFYQVHRITGKMVATASYEAVVSGTKVLEMTLLPENNMAANIDCAGILKLRNSDIELRKGETDIGRKNTRVRLVFRVHVPQGSGKVVSVQTASVPIECSQRSAQELPQVEAYSPSACSVRGGEELVLTGSNFLPDSKVVFIERGPDGKLQWEEEATVNRLQSNEVTLTLTVPEYSNKRVSRPVQVYFYVSNGRRKRSPTQSFKFLPVIFKEEPLPDSSLRGFPSASGPPFGTDMDFSPPRPPYPSYPHEDPAYETPYLSEGFSYGTPPLYPQTGPPPSYRPGLRIFPETGGTTGCTRPPPVSFLPRPFPSDPYGGRGSPFPLGLPFSPPATFRPPLPSSPPNEGPFPPQSGVHPPPAEGYSEVGPSYGPGEGAPEQEKSRGGYSSSFRDGVPIQGITLEEVSEIIGRDLSGFPAPPGEEPPA; this is encoded by the exons ATGGGGGCAGCAAGCTGCGAGGATGAGGAGCTGGAATTTAAGCTGGTGTTCggggaggaaaaggaggcccCCCCGCTGGGCGCGGGGGGATCGGGGGAAG AACTGGACTCGGAGGATGCCCCGCCATGCTGCCGTCTGGCCCTGGGGGAGCCCCCTCCCTATGGCGCTGCCCCTATTGGCATTCCCCGGCCTCCACCCCCTCGGCCTGGCATGCACTCACCACCACCCCGCCCGGCCCCCTCACCTGGCACTTGGGAGAGCCAGCCAGCCCGGTCAGTGAGGCTGGGGGGGCTGGGAGGCGGTTCCGGGGGCGCTGGGGGAGGCCGTGTTCTTGAGTGCCCCAGCATCCGCATCACCTCTATCTCTcccacgcctgaaccacctgccacacTGGAGGACAACCCAGATGCCTGGGTGGATGGCTCCCCCAGGGATTACCCCCCACCAGAAGGCTTTGGAGGCTACCGAGAGGCAGGGGGCCAGGGCGGGGGCCCCTTCTTCAGCCCAAGCCCTGGCAGCAGCAGCCTGTCCTCGTGGAGCTTCTTCTCAGATGCCTCCGATGAGGCAGCCCTGTATGCGGCCTGCGACGAAGTGGAGTCTGAGCTCAATGAGGCGGCCTCGCGCTTTGGCctgggctccccactgccctccccccGGGCCTCTCCTAGGCCGTGGACTCCGGATGACCCCTGGAACCTGTATGGTCCAAGCCCCGGAGGCCGGGGGCCGGAGGATAGCTGGCTACTCCTCAGCGCTCCTGGGCCCACCCCGGCCTCCCCACGGCCTGCCTCTCCATGTGGCAAGCGGCGCTATTCCAGCTCGGGAACCCCATCTTCGGCCTCCCCAGCTCTGTCCCGCCGAGGCAGTCTAGGGGAGGAGGGGCCTGAGCCACCTCCGCCACCCCCATTGCCTCTGGCCCGGGACCCTGGCTCCCCTGGCCCCTTTGACTACGTGGGGGCCCCACCTGCCGAGAGCATCCCACAGAAGACCCGGAGGACTTCCAGCGAGCAGGCAGTGGCCCTGCCTCGGTCTGAGGAGCCTGCCCCATGCAATGGAAAGCTGCCTTCTGGAGCAGAGGAGGCTGCAGCTCCCCCGGGGGGTCCTCGGAAGGAGGTGGCTGGCATGGACTACCTGGCAGTGCCCTCCCCACTGGCTTGGTCAAAGGCCCGGATTGGAGGACACAGCCCCATCTTCAG GACCTCTGCCCTACCCCCCCTTGACTGGCCTCTGCCAAGCCAGTATGAGCAGCTGGAGCTGAGGATCGAGGTGCAGCCTAGAGCCCACCACAGGGCCCACTATGAGACAGAGGGCAGCCGAGGAGCTGTCAAAGCTGCCCCTGGTGGTCACCCCGTAGTCAAG CTCCTAGGCTACAGTGAGAAGCCACTGACCCTACAGATGTTCATTGGCACTGCAGATGAGAGGAACCTGCGGCCTCATGCTTTCTATCAGGTGCACCGTATCACGGGCAAGATGGTGGCCACAGCCAGCTATGAAGCTGTAGTCAGTGGTACCAAGGTGTTGGAGATGACCCTGCTTCCTGAGAACAACATGGCAGCCAA CATCGACTGTGCTGGAATCCTGAAGCTTCGGAATTCCGACATTGAGCTGCGGAAGGGTGAGACGGACATCGGGCGCAAGAACACACGTGTGCGGCTGGTATTCCGGGTACACGTGCCCCAGGGCAGCGGGAAGGTCGTCTCGGTGCAGACAGCATCTGTGCCTATCGAGTGCT CCCAGCGCTCAGCCCAGGAGCTGCCCCAGGTGGAGGCCTACAGCCCCAGTGCCTGCTCcgtgagaggaggagaggaactAGTGCTAACAGGCTCCAACTTCCTGCCGGACTCTAAGGTGGTATTCATTGAGAGGGGCCCTG ATGGAAAGctgcagtgggaggaggaggccacAGTGAACCGGTTGCAGAGCAATGAG gTGACGCTGACCCTGACCGTCCCCGAGTACAGCAACAAGCGGGTGTCCCGGCCGGTCCAGGTCTACTTTTATGTCTCCAATGGGCGGAGGAAGCGCAGCCCTACCCAGAGTTTCAAGTTCCTGCCTG TGATCTTCAAGGAGGAGCCCCTGCCAGACTCATCTCTCCGGGGTTTCCCTTCAGCATCGGGACCCCCCTTTGGCACTGACATGGACTTCTCACCACCCAGGCCCCCCTACCCCTCCTATCCCCATGAAGACCCTGCTTATGAAACTCCTTACCTGTCAGAAGGCTTCAGCTATGGCACGCCCCCTCTATACCCCCAGACGGGGCCCCCGCCATCCTACAGACCTGGCCTGCGGATATTCCCTGAGACTGGGGGTACCACAGGTTGTACCCGCCCACCTCCAGTCTCCTTCCTTCCCCGGCCTTTCCCTAGCGACCCCTATGGAGGACGGGGCTCCCCTTTTCCCCTGGGGCTGCCATTCTCTCCACCAGCCACCTTTCGGCCTCCACTGCCTTCATCCCCACCAAATGaaggccccttccctccccagagtGGTGTTCATCCCCCACCTGCTGAGGGGTACAGTGAGGTAGGGCCAAGCTatggccctggggagggggctccgGAGCAGGAGAAATCCAGGGGTGGCTACAGCAGCAGCTTCCGAGATGGAGTCCCTATCCAGGGTATCACGCTGGAGGAAG TGAGTGAGATCATTGGCCGAGACCTGAGTGGCTTCCCAGCGCCTCCTGGAGAAGAGCCTCCTGCCTGA
- the NFATC4 gene encoding nuclear factor of activated T-cells, cytoplasmic 4 isoform X1, whose translation MGAASCEDEELEFKLVFGEEKEAPPLGAGGSGEELDSEDAPPCCRLALGEPPPYGAAPIGIPRPPPPRPGMHSPPPRPAPSPGTWESQPARSVRLGGLGGGSGGAGGGRVLECPSIRITSISPTPEPPATLEDNPDAWVDGSPRDYPPPEGFGGYREAGGQGGGPFFSPSPGSSSLSSWSFFSDASDEAALYAACDEVESELNEAASRFGLGSPLPSPRASPRPWTPDDPWNLYGPSPGGRGPEDSWLLLSAPGPTPASPRPASPCGKRRYSSSGTPSSASPALSRRGSLGEEGPEPPPPPPLPLARDPGSPGPFDYVGAPPAESIPQKTRRTSSEQAVALPRSEEPAPCNGKLPSGAEEAAAPPGGPRKEVAGMDYLAVPSPLAWSKARIGGHSPIFRTSALPPLDWPLPSQYEQLELRIEVQPRAHHRAHYETEGSRGAVKAAPGGHPVVKVHRITGKMVATASYEAVVSGTKVLEMTLLPENNMAANIDCAGILKLRNSDIELRKGETDIGRKNTRVRLVFRVHVPQGSGKVVSVQTASVPIECSQRSAQELPQVEAYSPSACSVRGGEELVLTGSNFLPDSKVVFIERGPDGKLQWEEEATVNRLQSNEVTLTLTVPEYSNKRVSRPVQVYFYVSNGRRKRSPTQSFKFLPVIFKEEPLPDSSLRGFPSASGPPFGTDMDFSPPRPPYPSYPHEDPAYETPYLSEGFSYGTPPLYPQTGPPPSYRPGLRIFPETGGTTGCTRPPPVSFLPRPFPSDPYGGRGSPFPLGLPFSPPATFRPPLPSSPPNEGPFPPQSGVHPPPAEGYSEVGPSYGPGEGAPEQEKSRGGYSSSFRDGVPIQGITLEEVSEIIGRDLSGFPAPPGEEPPA comes from the exons ATGGGGGCAGCAAGCTGCGAGGATGAGGAGCTGGAATTTAAGCTGGTGTTCggggaggaaaaggaggcccCCCCGCTGGGCGCGGGGGGATCGGGGGAAG AACTGGACTCGGAGGATGCCCCGCCATGCTGCCGTCTGGCCCTGGGGGAGCCCCCTCCCTATGGCGCTGCCCCTATTGGCATTCCCCGGCCTCCACCCCCTCGGCCTGGCATGCACTCACCACCACCCCGCCCGGCCCCCTCACCTGGCACTTGGGAGAGCCAGCCAGCCCGGTCAGTGAGGCTGGGGGGGCTGGGAGGCGGTTCCGGGGGCGCTGGGGGAGGCCGTGTTCTTGAGTGCCCCAGCATCCGCATCACCTCTATCTCTcccacgcctgaaccacctgccacacTGGAGGACAACCCAGATGCCTGGGTGGATGGCTCCCCCAGGGATTACCCCCCACCAGAAGGCTTTGGAGGCTACCGAGAGGCAGGGGGCCAGGGCGGGGGCCCCTTCTTCAGCCCAAGCCCTGGCAGCAGCAGCCTGTCCTCGTGGAGCTTCTTCTCAGATGCCTCCGATGAGGCAGCCCTGTATGCGGCCTGCGACGAAGTGGAGTCTGAGCTCAATGAGGCGGCCTCGCGCTTTGGCctgggctccccactgccctccccccGGGCCTCTCCTAGGCCGTGGACTCCGGATGACCCCTGGAACCTGTATGGTCCAAGCCCCGGAGGCCGGGGGCCGGAGGATAGCTGGCTACTCCTCAGCGCTCCTGGGCCCACCCCGGCCTCCCCACGGCCTGCCTCTCCATGTGGCAAGCGGCGCTATTCCAGCTCGGGAACCCCATCTTCGGCCTCCCCAGCTCTGTCCCGCCGAGGCAGTCTAGGGGAGGAGGGGCCTGAGCCACCTCCGCCACCCCCATTGCCTCTGGCCCGGGACCCTGGCTCCCCTGGCCCCTTTGACTACGTGGGGGCCCCACCTGCCGAGAGCATCCCACAGAAGACCCGGAGGACTTCCAGCGAGCAGGCAGTGGCCCTGCCTCGGTCTGAGGAGCCTGCCCCATGCAATGGAAAGCTGCCTTCTGGAGCAGAGGAGGCTGCAGCTCCCCCGGGGGGTCCTCGGAAGGAGGTGGCTGGCATGGACTACCTGGCAGTGCCCTCCCCACTGGCTTGGTCAAAGGCCCGGATTGGAGGACACAGCCCCATCTTCAG GACCTCTGCCCTACCCCCCCTTGACTGGCCTCTGCCAAGCCAGTATGAGCAGCTGGAGCTGAGGATCGAGGTGCAGCCTAGAGCCCACCACAGGGCCCACTATGAGACAGAGGGCAGCCGAGGAGCTGTCAAAGCTGCCCCTGGTGGTCACCCCGTAGTCAAG GTGCACCGTATCACGGGCAAGATGGTGGCCACAGCCAGCTATGAAGCTGTAGTCAGTGGTACCAAGGTGTTGGAGATGACCCTGCTTCCTGAGAACAACATGGCAGCCAA CATCGACTGTGCTGGAATCCTGAAGCTTCGGAATTCCGACATTGAGCTGCGGAAGGGTGAGACGGACATCGGGCGCAAGAACACACGTGTGCGGCTGGTATTCCGGGTACACGTGCCCCAGGGCAGCGGGAAGGTCGTCTCGGTGCAGACAGCATCTGTGCCTATCGAGTGCT CCCAGCGCTCAGCCCAGGAGCTGCCCCAGGTGGAGGCCTACAGCCCCAGTGCCTGCTCcgtgagaggaggagaggaactAGTGCTAACAGGCTCCAACTTCCTGCCGGACTCTAAGGTGGTATTCATTGAGAGGGGCCCTG ATGGAAAGctgcagtgggaggaggaggccacAGTGAACCGGTTGCAGAGCAATGAG gTGACGCTGACCCTGACCGTCCCCGAGTACAGCAACAAGCGGGTGTCCCGGCCGGTCCAGGTCTACTTTTATGTCTCCAATGGGCGGAGGAAGCGCAGCCCTACCCAGAGTTTCAAGTTCCTGCCTG TGATCTTCAAGGAGGAGCCCCTGCCAGACTCATCTCTCCGGGGTTTCCCTTCAGCATCGGGACCCCCCTTTGGCACTGACATGGACTTCTCACCACCCAGGCCCCCCTACCCCTCCTATCCCCATGAAGACCCTGCTTATGAAACTCCTTACCTGTCAGAAGGCTTCAGCTATGGCACGCCCCCTCTATACCCCCAGACGGGGCCCCCGCCATCCTACAGACCTGGCCTGCGGATATTCCCTGAGACTGGGGGTACCACAGGTTGTACCCGCCCACCTCCAGTCTCCTTCCTTCCCCGGCCTTTCCCTAGCGACCCCTATGGAGGACGGGGCTCCCCTTTTCCCCTGGGGCTGCCATTCTCTCCACCAGCCACCTTTCGGCCTCCACTGCCTTCATCCCCACCAAATGaaggccccttccctccccagagtGGTGTTCATCCCCCACCTGCTGAGGGGTACAGTGAGGTAGGGCCAAGCTatggccctggggagggggctccgGAGCAGGAGAAATCCAGGGGTGGCTACAGCAGCAGCTTCCGAGATGGAGTCCCTATCCAGGGTATCACGCTGGAGGAAG TGAGTGAGATCATTGGCCGAGACCTGAGTGGCTTCCCAGCGCCTCCTGGAGAAGAGCCTCCTGCCTGA